The following DNA comes from Streptomyces globosus.
ACGACCCGCACGCCGAACAGGTCCTCTCCGCCGAGACCCACCACATGAACGTGGACTACTCGGCGTACGAGGGCAGGCGGGTCACCGGGCGCGTGGAGAGCGTCCTCTCCCGCGGCGAACTCGTCATCGACCGCCGCCAGTACACCGGCCGGGCCGGCCACGGGGCGTTCATCCACCGCTCCACCTGCCAGTACCTGTAAGGAGACCCCGCATGGACTTCGGCCTCGTCCTGCAGACCGACCCGCCCGCCTCCCAGGTCGTCAGCCTCATGAAGCGGGCCGAGCGCAACGGCTTCCGCTACGGCTGGACCTTCGACTCCGCGGTGCTGTGGCAGGAACCGTTCGTCATCTACAGCCAGATCCTCGCCAACACGCAGAAGCTGCACGTCGGCCCGATGGTCACCAACCCGGGCACCCGTACCTGGGAGGTCACCGCCTCCACCTTCGCCACCCTCAACGACATGTACGGCAACCGCACCGTCTGCGGCATCGGACGCGGCGACTCCGCGATGCGCGTCGCCGGCCGCAAGCCGAACACCCTGGCCCGCCTCGGCGAGGCCATCGACGTCATCCGCGACCTGGCGGAGGGCCGCGAGGCGAGCGTCGACGGCAACCCGGTCCGCATCCCGTGGATCAGGAACGGCAGACTGCCGGTCTGGATGGCGGCCTACGGCCCGAAGGCCCTGGCCCTGGCCGGGCAGAAGGCCGACGGCTTCATCCTCCAGCTCGCGGACCTCTTCCTCACCGAGTGGATGGTGAAGTCGGTCCGGGACGCGGCCCGAGAGGCCGGCCGAGACCCCGACGCGCTCACGATCTGCGTCGCGGCCCCGGCGTACGTGACGGCCGACGACTCCCCGGAGGCCCTGGCCCACGCCCGGGACCAGTGCCGCTGGTTCGGCGGCATGGTCGGCAACCACGTCGCCGACCTGGTCTCCCGGTACGGCGAGCACTCGGGCATGGTCCCGGACGAGCTCACCGCGTACATCAAGGACCGCCACGGCTACGACTACAGCCACCACGGCCGCGCCGGAAACCCGTCCACCGACTTCGTCCCCGACGCCATCGTCGACCGCTTCTGCCTCCTGGGCCCGGTGGAGGCCCATATCGAGAAGCTGCGGGCCCTTCGGGACCTCGGAGTCGACCAGTTCGCCGTCTACGACATGCACGACGCCCGTGAAGCCACGATCGACGCCTATGGCGCGCAGATCATCCCCGCGCTCGCCGAATGACTGCCCCTGACCGTCCGCATCTCTGGAAGGTGATTCTGACTGGCTCGTTCGCAGTTCGCGCCTTCAGTTGTTGTCCCAGCTCGTCGGCACGCTTCGGAGCGACCTCGTCCACCTCCAGGAAGCGGGGCGTCACCGCAGCGCGCCGGTGATTGATGGACTTGCGAGCGAAGGAGCAGCAATGATCCTCATTGCTGGGTCGCCGGCTTCGTCAGCCCGCAGCAACTCCGCGGGCCGACAGACTCTCTCTGATCACGCGGTCGCTCCGATGCAGTGCCGCGTCCAGGGTGCGACGCAGGCGTGCGGGCATGGTGCCGGAGCCCAGGGCGCAGGCTGAGACGAGGCCGCGGCAGTCCTGGAGCTGCTCCGGGGTGGCGAGCTCGTTGAACAGCGGGTCCTCCAGCACTTCGCGGGCGGCGAAGCCGTCACGCCTTCGGACGACCTCCCGGTGCAACGCGTTCGTGATGCGGTACGCGGCCGGGCTCTCTGGGGAGGCGATGGTGTCCAGGGCTGTGAGGCGAAGACGGGTGTCGAAGACCGTCATCCCTTGTTCAGCGGGGACGGCAAGGAGCGCGGCTTCGAGCGCGTTCTCCTGGCTGTGGTCCAAGTTGGCGCAGGCGCCGCGGCACAGGGCGTGCAGGCAGGCAGTGACGGCATGCTCCCACGGTTCGCCAGCGGCCGTGTCGGCGATGAGTTCGGCGGCGTGGGCTGTGTTGCCGCTGGTGAGGGCGGCGACGACGGCGATCTGACGGCCGTCGAACATCCGCTTGCCGATGCCGTGGTGTTCGCGGGTGTGCGCGAGGGCTTCGGCCCACCGGCCGCTTCCGGTGAGGGTGCGGGAGCCGTCGGCGAGGAGGACCCGCCACAGCCAGGCGCGTACTTCTCGCCGGTCGTCTTCGGACTGGACCAGGTCGGCGGGGATGTGTGCGTCGTCGAATCGGTCGGCGGTGCCGTTCGTGACGGCGTCGAAGAGGCGCAGCAGACGGGTGCGTCCGTCGTCGGGGTGTCCGGCGCGGATCTGCAGGCGGGCCAGGTTGACGATGGGCTCGAGGGCGCGGATCGCAGCCGTGGCGGAGTGGGGTGGCGTGCAGGTAGGCGGCGGCGTGCTGGTGGCACAGCTGGCGGGCGAGGTCGGGCAATGCGACATCGGAGGCGATCAGGGCGGCCTGGTTGTAGACGGCCGAGGCGAGCCCCTGGTCCGCGCGGGCGGCGGCGGTCTCGGAGAGCGTCGCGAGGGCCTGGACGCGGTCGGGGAGGGGAAGGCAGGCGGGCCGGAACCGTGCGACGAGGGGGAAGCGTCGGGCTAACTGGCCGTGCGGATCCATGAAGTTCTCCGGGGGGTCGGCCCGACGTGTGGTGCCGGCTGCCGGAGATGAGGGCGGCGGGCACCACACGGTCAGGGGCGCATGGTCAGTTGAAGTCGATGACGATCCTGTTCAGGGGCGTGTCGACGGCGAACTGGCCGGGACGTTCCTCGGGGGCCGGCGCCTGGAGCGACTGGAGCTCGAAGCCGGCCTCGCGGCTGCGGTACGTGTGGTCCCAGGTACGGATTGCCTCAGCGACCCGAGCGGCGAGCTCGTCGCTGCCGGGGCCGTGGCCGATGACGCCGAACTCCCAGAGCTTGCCGCCCTCAGGGGTGGTCTGGTCGGAGAGGCGGCGGGCGAGGTAGGTCAGGGCGCCCTTGTCGATGACCGCGGTGGAGGAGGGGTAGGGGTCCTCGGTGAGGGCGGTGCCCTTCGCAGCGGCCGGGAACAGCATCCGGATCAGGCCGGAGTCGAAGGAGCAGCTGACGAAGAGCTCCATCCACTCGGGCGATTCCATGGCGCGGACCGTCATCCCGGTCCACTCCTCGACCCGCGGTTCTTCGAGTACGTGGGCCAGCGCCTCGGCGTCGATGGGCGTGCCGGCCGGCGCCTGCAGTCGTACGGTTCCGTCCGCGGTGAGGGGGATGATCCGCCGGCCGTCGTCCGCGATGCCGCGGCGCAGGGGCATGAAGGTGTTCATCTCGCTGCCGAGGGACGCCCACCTGTCGTCGCGGCGTTCGTAGACGATGGAGCGGGAGACGCTGCCCTTGATGCGCTGGGGAACGACGAGCCGCCCGCCGGGGGCGAGCTGGTCGAGCCAGGCGTGCGGGATGCCGTGGGCGCCGACCGTGGCGATGATCCGGTCGTACGGCGCCCCGTCGGCGTAGCCGACGGCTCCGTCGCGGGTCAGGGCTTCGACGTTCGTGTATCCGGCGGCGGCCAGGTGGGCGCGGGCGCGCTCGACGAGGTCGTCGTCGACGTCGATGGTGGTGACGTGACCGGTGTCGCCGACGAGGTGGGCGAGGAGGGCTGCGTTGTAGCCGGTGCCGGCGCCGAGTTCGAGGATGCGCTCGCCGGGCTGGGCATCGAGCTGGTCGAGCATGAGGGCGACCACGGCGGGCTGGGAGGCGCAGGAGATGGACGTGCCGTCGGTGTCGTACTTCACGTGGACCGGCTGGTTGGCGTAGGCCGCCTGGAGCGAGGCGTCGGGCACGAACAGGTGCCGTGGCACGGTGCGCAGCGCGGCCTCGGCGGCCGGGTTGGTGGCGCGGCCTTCCTGGCGGATCTGGTCGACGAGGGCGTTGCGGAGCTGTTCCGCGGTCGGGTCGGGGGTGGTGAGCGTGTCGGTGTTCACCGATCCGACGCTATCGGCGGCCGGGGTGCCGTCGGGGGTGCTTGCGGGGGTGTCACTCGTTCCCATGATGGCCTTTCGGGCGAGGTTGGACAGGGCGCTCTGGTCCTCCAGGGGGAGGCCGGCCCGGTTGAAGTGAAAGATCACGTGGTGGGCGAGAACCGCTCTCAGTCCCCGGCGCAGTCGGCCTTCGTGGTTGAGGACGGCGAGGGCGGTTCCGGCCCGTGCGAAGGCGCGGACCCAGTCGGCGTGGCCGTGGAGCGGGCCGTCCTCCCGGCACAGGGTGCGGGCGTCGACGGTCAGCAGGGAGTGCATGGCCGCCTCCAGCTCGGAGGCGAGGATCGGCGGGGCCGGGCGTTCGGCGGCGACCTTGTCCCAGACGTCGCCCTGCTCGTACCAGTCGAGTCCGGCTGCGCGCATCATCGCGCTGACGAGGAGTACGGCGGTCTCGCGGCGGCCGAGGTGCCCGATCTGGACAGGGTAGGTCAGCAGGTGACGGCTGTCAGCGTGGAACAGCTCGTGAGCCGCCTCCATGGCCTCGGCCCCGCCGAAGGCCAGGGTCTCCGGCTCGTAGATGGTGGGAATCCACTGCCGCACCTGGTCGTCCCGGACAAGCCCGCTGAGCGCGTCCCACAAGGTGGGGGTCTCGTCGCCGACGGTATGCACGCGCAGTTTCCACGGCTGCTTGTTCATGAACCACCAGGCGGAGATCTCTCCTCTCTCCTCTGCTGTGAACAGGGCGGGGCCGAGCGTCCGTGAGATCACCTGCTGCGCGATCGCGCGGTCCGGAAAGGTGACGCTGATCTGGTGCCAGGTGCCCTGCATCGGTGACGTTCCTTCAGGTGGGTAGGCAGCGTTGGTGGGTCGTGCGTGGGTGCTGGTTCAGACGATGAGCAGGCAGGTGTCCCAAGGGGTCTGGGTCGGTGCGCCGCTGGGGTTCAGGAGGGCCAGGGCGATTCCCGCCGCGCCGTCGAGGAGCCCCGGGCCGGGTTCCGGCGGGTGCAGAAGGCCGGCTGCGGTGGTGGCGGGGTCGCTGCCAGGGGGGTATACGGCGGACAGGAGCGCGGGGAGCACTGCCCGGAGCTGACCGGCGGTGGGCGCCAGGGCGTCCGAGGCGGCCCGGGCGGCGATGTGCGCGAGACCGGCGAAGCCGTGGCACAGGCCGTTGTCGGTGGTCTTGCGGAGCTGCACGGGGTCGGTCAGTGCGGCCAGCAGGCTCTGCTCGGCGGCCAGTTGTCGTCGCCGGTCTCCGATGGCGATGGCGGCGAGCTGCTGGGCGCGGGCGAGGCCGGCGGTGCCGTAGCACCAGGACGGCCGCTGCGGCCCCACGGGCATGTGGCCCGCTCGCAGGGCCGGAAGGGTTACCCAGTACGGCCAGGCCGGTCCCCGGTTGGTGTCGGCCTCCCAGCGGTCCAGCCAGCGAAGGATGCTGTTGATGGCTTCCCGATGGCCGCTGGCCATGGTCCCGCAGTGCGCGGTGAGCGCGAGGAGGGCAAGGACGCCTCCGATGCCGTGGGCGAGGCCGGTATTGGCGTGCCCGTCGGGGTAGCGGTCGTCGGGCCGGCCGGAGGGTCCGGAGGCCGTCCACCATCCGGGCACGGTCTCGCCCCGGTGGGTGAGCGGCTCAGTCAGCTGGATCAGGTAGTCGAGGACGGCGCGGACGGTGTCGCTGTCGGGGCGCCGGCGAAGGAGGTAGGCACCGTATCCGGTGAGACCGCGGATCGCGTCGAACTCCGCGAGCGCCGGGAGTTCTCCGGCCTCGATGCGCTGCTCGGCCACGGCCAGGCGGC
Coding sequences within:
- a CDS encoding TIGR03842 family LLM class F420-dependent oxidoreductase; translated protein: MDFGLVLQTDPPASQVVSLMKRAERNGFRYGWTFDSAVLWQEPFVIYSQILANTQKLHVGPMVTNPGTRTWEVTASTFATLNDMYGNRTVCGIGRGDSAMRVAGRKPNTLARLGEAIDVIRDLAEGREASVDGNPVRIPWIRNGRLPVWMAAYGPKALALAGQKADGFILQLADLFLTEWMVKSVRDAAREAGRDPDALTICVAAPAYVTADDSPEALAHARDQCRWFGGMVGNHVADLVSRYGEHSGMVPDELTAYIKDRHGYDYSHHGRAGNPSTDFVPDAIVDRFCLLGPVEAHIEKLRALRDLGVDQFAVYDMHDAREATIDAYGAQIIPALAE
- the fxlM gene encoding methyltransferase, FxLD system; this translates as MQGTWHQISVTFPDRAIAQQVISRTLGPALFTAEERGEISAWWFMNKQPWKLRVHTVGDETPTLWDALSGLVRDDQVRQWIPTIYEPETLAFGGAEAMEAAHELFHADSRHLLTYPVQIGHLGRRETAVLLVSAMMRAAGLDWYEQGDVWDKVAAERPAPPILASELEAAMHSLLTVDARTLCREDGPLHGHADWVRAFARAGTALAVLNHEGRLRRGLRAVLAHHVIFHFNRAGLPLEDQSALSNLARKAIMGTSDTPASTPDGTPAADSVGSVNTDTLTTPDPTAEQLRNALVDQIRQEGRATNPAAEAALRTVPRHLFVPDASLQAAYANQPVHVKYDTDGTSISCASQPAVVALMLDQLDAQPGERILELGAGTGYNAALLAHLVGDTGHVTTIDVDDDLVERARAHLAAAGYTNVEALTRDGAVGYADGAPYDRIIATVGAHGIPHAWLDQLAPGGRLVVPQRIKGSVSRSIVYERRDDRWASLGSEMNTFMPLRRGIADDGRRIIPLTADGTVRLQAPAGTPIDAEALAHVLEEPRVEEWTGMTVRAMESPEWMELFVSCSFDSGLIRMLFPAAAKGTALTEDPYPSSTAVIDKGALTYLARRLSDQTTPEGGKLWEFGVIGHGPGSDELAARVAEAIRTWDHTYRSREAGFELQSLQAPAPEERPGQFAVDTPLNRIVIDFN
- a CDS encoding lanthionine synthetase C family protein; the encoded protein is MMPHPALGFAREIADQLADPAAVLGSQAASDWRRQSLGHGVPGIALLHIELAAAGLAPWDRAHAWLSAAAAQPLTSGADSHAFYGAPAFAHTLACAAERLPGAYGSALDALDRQVTSDARRRLAVAEQRIEAGELPALAEFDAIRGLTGYGAYLLRRRPDSDTVRAVLDYLIQLTEPLTHRGETVPGWWTASGPSGRPDDRYPDGHANTGLAHGIGGVLALLALTAHCGTMASGHREAINSILRWLDRWEADTNRGPAWPYWVTLPALRAGHMPVGPQRPSWCYGTAGLARAQQLAAIAIGDRRRQLAAEQSLLAALTDPVQLRKTTDNGLCHGFAGLAHIAARAASDALAPTAGQLRAVLPALLSAVYPPGSDPATTAAGLLHPPEPGPGLLDGAAGIALALLNPSGAPTQTPWDTCLLIV